In one uncultured Devosia sp. genomic region, the following are encoded:
- a CDS encoding HAD-IA family hydrolase: MTRAVIFDIDGVLIDGMHANPALSRRWDATLEADTGVNSERFVNEFIFDVFVKKVSIGQMSVIEALERHLPGLGYKGSPMAFHHYWLTRDSVLNQPLIEHVKSLKAQPDIRLFIATNQEHLRATWLWSHLGLADYFEDIFYSARIGIRKPEPGFFDFIHGKIGPQSEPPLFFDDTPKVVAGARAAGWEAVQFDTIDDFENHPWIASRLQDHP, translated from the coding sequence ATGACCCGCGCTGTTATTTTCGACATTGATGGGGTGCTGATTGACGGCATGCATGCCAATCCCGCCCTGTCGCGTCGCTGGGATGCGACGCTGGAGGCCGATACTGGCGTCAATTCCGAGCGCTTCGTGAACGAGTTCATCTTCGATGTCTTCGTCAAGAAAGTAAGCATTGGCCAGATGTCGGTCATCGAAGCCCTTGAGCGCCACCTGCCGGGCTTGGGCTACAAAGGCTCGCCGATGGCCTTCCACCATTATTGGCTGACCCGCGACAGCGTGCTCAACCAGCCCCTGATCGAACACGTCAAGTCGCTCAAGGCGCAACCCGACATCCGCCTCTTCATCGCCACCAATCAGGAGCATCTCCGGGCCACCTGGCTCTGGAGCCACTTGGGCCTTGCCGACTATTTCGAAGACATCTTCTATTCAGCCCGTATCGGCATCCGGAAACCCGAACCAGGCTTCTTCGACTTCATTCACGGCAAGATCGGGCCGCAGTCCGAACCGCCGCTGTTTTTCGACGACACGCCAAAAGTCGTGGCCGGTGCCCGCGCTGCCGGTTGGGAAGCTGTACAGTTCGATACGATCGACGACTTCGAAAACCACCCCTGGATCGCCTCCCGTCTTCAGGACCACCCATGA
- a CDS encoding BolA family transcriptional regulator: MAMDASEIERRIKAALPDADIEIRDLAGDGDHWAATVKSEQFRGKTRVQQHKMVYDSLQGDMGGALHALALQTVIPD; encoded by the coding sequence ATGGCCATGGATGCCAGCGAAATCGAACGCCGGATCAAGGCGGCCCTTCCCGATGCCGACATCGAAATCCGTGACCTTGCCGGCGACGGCGACCATTGGGCGGCCACGGTGAAGTCCGAGCAGTTCCGCGGCAAGACCCGCGTCCAGCAGCACAAGATGGTCTATGACAGCCTCCAGGGCGACATGGGCGGCGCCCTGCACGCCCTCGCGCTCCAGACCGTGATCCCCGACTAA
- a CDS encoding DUF6665 family protein — protein sequence MSLRDSLDLIRMVRPEAGTAALENEIAAERASSLGAAEKRVIKAVAALAAATADRDTHLAHARQVVWEYFVQRELVGFRKHAEVIQDLRIPAEVLAGLGAIPAKKR from the coding sequence ATGTCCCTGCGCGACTCGCTCGACCTGATCCGCATGGTCCGGCCCGAGGCCGGCACGGCGGCTCTGGAAAACGAGATCGCCGCCGAACGCGCCTCCTCTCTCGGCGCTGCCGAAAAACGCGTCATCAAGGCCGTGGCCGCGCTTGCAGCCGCCACCGCCGACCGCGACACACACCTTGCTCATGCCCGTCAGGTCGTCTGGGAATATTTCGTCCAGCGCGAACTGGTCGGTTTCCGCAAACATGCCGAAGTGATTCAGGACCTCCGCATTCCCGCCGAAGTCCTTGCCGGCCTTGGCGCAATTCCGGCAAAGAAACGATGA
- a CDS encoding Dabb family protein → MIRHIVFFTAAEPGNVDAIVEGLNLLGTIPHSSHFEVTRNSKVDQISNEVDVVVYAEFADAAALAAYKAHPTYDKATQRVRPLREIRLSADFEAK, encoded by the coding sequence TTGATCCGCCATATCGTTTTCTTCACCGCCGCCGAGCCGGGCAATGTGGATGCCATCGTCGAGGGGCTGAACCTGCTGGGCACGATCCCGCATTCGAGCCATTTCGAAGTGACGCGCAATTCAAAGGTGGACCAGATTTCCAACGAGGTGGATGTGGTGGTCTATGCCGAATTCGCTGATGCGGCGGCGCTGGCGGCCTACAAGGCGCATCCGACTTATGACAAGGCGACGCAGCGGGTGCGGCCGCTCAGGGAAATCAGGCTGTCGGCGGATTTCGAGGCCAAATGA
- a CDS encoding ATP-dependent Clp protease proteolytic subunit, whose protein sequence is MRDMMQLVPMVVEQSNRGERSFDIFSRLLRERIIFVNGEIEDSMASLINAQLLFLEAENPKKEIYLYINSPGGVVTAALAMYDTMQFIKAPVGTLCLGSAASAATVLLAAGEAGQRICLPSASIMLHQPSGGYQGKVTDILIHAEESLRLKRLINGIYAKHCGRTYEEVEVALERDKYMTAEQAREWGLVDHVYSDREQIGGGEEA, encoded by the coding sequence ATGCGCGACATGATGCAGCTCGTCCCTATGGTGGTGGAACAGTCCAACCGGGGGGAGCGGAGTTTCGATATTTTCTCGCGGTTGCTGCGAGAGCGGATCATCTTCGTCAATGGCGAGATCGAGGACAGTATGGCCTCGCTGATCAATGCGCAGCTGCTGTTTCTCGAGGCGGAAAATCCGAAGAAGGAAATCTACCTCTATATCAACTCGCCCGGTGGCGTCGTGACGGCGGCGCTGGCGATGTATGACACGATGCAGTTCATCAAGGCGCCAGTGGGGACGCTGTGCCTGGGTTCAGCGGCATCGGCGGCCACCGTCCTGCTGGCGGCGGGCGAGGCAGGGCAGCGGATCTGTCTACCGAGTGCGTCGATCATGCTGCATCAGCCAAGCGGGGGCTATCAGGGCAAGGTCACGGACATATTGATCCATGCCGAGGAAAGCCTGCGGCTGAAGCGGTTGATCAACGGGATTTATGCAAAACACTGCGGCCGGACCTATGAGGAGGTCGAGGTGGCTCTGGAGCGCGACAAGTATATGACCGCGGAGCAGGCCCGGGAGTGGGGGCTGGTCGATCATGTCTATAGTGATCGGGAGCAGATCGGCGGGGGTGAGGAGGCGTAG
- a CDS encoding phosphoribosylaminoimidazolesuccinocarboxamide synthase yields MNRRRKIYEGKAKILFEGPEPGTLVQYFKDDATAGNGAKHEVIDGKGVLNNRISEFVFTKLNGLGIPTHFLRRINMREQLIKEVEIIPLEVVVRNYAAGSLCKRLGLEQGTQLPRSIIEFYYKDDALNDPMVSEEHITAFGWATPAELDDIMSLAIRVNDFLTGLFMGVGIQLVDFKIECGRLYEGDLMRIVLADEISPDNCRLWDVKTRNKLDKDRFREDLGGLVESYREVAQRLGILVEMENALTTGPRLVQ; encoded by the coding sequence ATGAACCGTCGTCGCAAAATCTACGAGGGCAAGGCAAAGATCCTTTTCGAAGGTCCCGAGCCCGGCACTCTGGTTCAGTATTTCAAGGACGATGCCACGGCCGGCAATGGCGCCAAGCATGAAGTCATCGACGGCAAGGGTGTGCTGAACAACCGGATTTCCGAGTTCGTCTTCACCAAGCTCAATGGCCTTGGCATCCCGACTCACTTCCTCCGCCGCATTAACATGCGCGAGCAGCTGATCAAGGAAGTCGAGATCATCCCGCTCGAAGTCGTGGTCCGCAACTACGCCGCCGGCTCGCTGTGCAAGCGTCTCGGCCTCGAACAGGGCACCCAGCTGCCCCGCTCGATCATCGAATTCTACTACAAGGACGATGCGCTCAACGACCCCATGGTCTCCGAAGAGCATATCACCGCCTTTGGCTGGGCCACGCCCGCCGAACTCGATGACATCATGAGCTTGGCCATCCGCGTCAACGACTTCCTGACTGGCCTCTTCATGGGCGTCGGCATCCAACTCGTCGACTTCAAGATCGAATGCGGCCGCCTGTATGAAGGCGACCTGATGCGCATCGTTCTGGCCGACGAGATCAGCCCGGACAATTGCCGTCTCTGGGACGTCAAGACCCGCAACAAGCTCGACAAGGACCGCTTCCGCGAAGACCTTGGCGGCCTGGTCGAAAGCTACCGCGAAGTCGCCCAGCGCCTGGGCATTCTCGTCGAGATGGAAAACGCGCTGACCACCGGTCCGCGGCTGGTTCAGTAG
- a CDS encoding acyltransferase family protein: MSGTAVKRLDWVDMAKGLSIFLVVMMYAASSVGEDTGGVGALHWAIAFATPFRMPEFFLISGLFLASVIDRPWRAYADRRVVHYLYFYVLWALIHIIFKVGLLGMNPLGALEQIAWATIQPYGVLWFIYMLAVVSAVTKLLHDLKAPVWAVFAIAAVLHMAPIATSSYLVDQFAEYFVFFYAGYVLAPQIFRLVAWTSDNVTLTLAGLAAWAVVNAALVFLGGFEMHPIHPVMGFAGIPPVHLVMALVGTAALCVIAGLLTKLDWMTWLRWMGEHSLVIYVAFVLPLGISRTVLIKLGVLEPTALSLLTMAVAIVSPLILYWIVQRTGFGKFLFERPAWAHLPGTTGARPPRNEAVATPAE; this comes from the coding sequence ATGTCTGGAACGGCAGTGAAACGTCTCGACTGGGTCGACATGGCCAAGGGCCTGTCCATCTTCCTGGTGGTGATGATGTATGCGGCATCGAGCGTCGGTGAAGACACCGGTGGCGTCGGTGCCCTCCATTGGGCCATCGCCTTCGCCACGCCCTTCCGCATGCCCGAATTCTTCCTGATCTCCGGCCTGTTCCTCGCCTCGGTCATCGACCGTCCCTGGCGCGCCTATGCCGACCGCCGCGTCGTGCACTACCTCTACTTTTACGTGCTCTGGGCGCTGATCCACATCATCTTCAAGGTCGGCCTGCTTGGCATGAACCCGCTTGGCGCGCTCGAACAGATCGCCTGGGCCACCATCCAGCCCTATGGCGTGCTCTGGTTCATCTACATGCTCGCCGTCGTCAGCGCCGTCACCAAACTGCTGCATGACCTCAAGGCACCTGTCTGGGCCGTCTTTGCCATCGCCGCGGTGCTCCACATGGCCCCGATCGCCACCTCCAGCTATCTTGTCGACCAGTTCGCCGAATATTTCGTCTTCTTTTACGCCGGCTATGTCCTGGCCCCGCAGATCTTTCGCCTCGTCGCCTGGACCAGTGACAACGTCACCCTCACCCTTGCTGGCCTCGCCGCCTGGGCCGTCGTCAATGCCGCCCTCGTCTTCCTCGGCGGCTTTGAAATGCACCCTATCCATCCCGTCATGGGCTTCGCCGGCATTCCGCCCGTGCATCTGGTCATGGCCCTCGTCGGCACCGCGGCCCTCTGCGTCATCGCCGGCCTGCTCACGAAACTCGACTGGATGACCTGGCTGCGCTGGATGGGCGAGCACTCGCTGGTCATCTACGTCGCCTTCGTCCTCCCGCTGGGCATTTCCCGCACAGTGCTCATCAAGCTCGGCGTGCTCGAACCCACCGCCCTCAGCCTCCTCACCATGGCCGTGGCCATCGTCTCCCCGTTGATCCTCTACTGGATCGTCCAGCGCACCGGCTTCGGCAAATTCCTCTTCGAACGCCCCGCCTGGGCCCACCTGCCTGGCACCACTGGTGCCCGCCCGCCGCGCAATGAGGCGGTCGCAACACCAGCGGAATAA
- the purL gene encoding phosphoribosylformylglycinamidine synthase subunit PurL translates to MTLRNDIEITAELVADHGLKPDEYSKILELIGRVPTYTELGIFSAMWNEHCSYKSSKKWLKTLPTTGPRVIQGPGENAGVVDIGDGQAIVFKMESHNHPSFIEPYQGAATGVGGILRDVFTMGARPVAAMNALRFGAPDHEKTRHLVSGVVAGVGGYGNAFGVPTVGGEVEFDERYNGNNLVNAFAAGLADTDKIFYSKAEGVGLPVVYLGAKTGRDGVGGATMASAEFGDDIEEKRPTVQVGDPFTEKRLLEACLELMQTGAVIAIQDMGAAGLTCSAVEMGAKGDLGIELDLDKVPVREEHMTAYEMMLSESQERMLMVLHPEKEAAARAVFEKWELDFATVGKTTDDLRFRVMWQGEEVANLPIKELGDEAPEYDRPWIAPTAPAPLAVTDVPQMDVADALLKLVGGHQVASRRWVYEQYDTLIQGNSLQRPGGDAGVIRVEGHDTKGLAFSSDVTPRYCEADPYEGGKQAVAECWRNLTATGAEPLAATDNLNFGNPERPEIMGQIVHAIKGIGEACLALDFPIVSGNVSLYNETNGRGILPTPTIGGVGLLPDWNQMARIGFAAANEVILLVGAPANRGTHLGQSIYLRDLFGRKDGPAPHVDLAHERRTGDFVRKLIRSGIATACHDLSDGGLGVALAEMAMASGIGATVTDLTDQDPVLQYFGEDQGRYLVTVNLDPQGEALADLWKEAETLGIFAPWIGTTGGMDLVLGAARALPVADLKAAHEGWFPNYMDGVAA, encoded by the coding sequence ATGACCCTGCGCAACGACATCGAAATCACCGCTGAACTGGTCGCCGATCACGGCCTCAAGCCCGATGAATACAGCAAGATCCTCGAGCTGATCGGCCGCGTGCCGACCTATACCGAGCTCGGCATTTTCTCGGCCATGTGGAACGAGCATTGTTCCTATAAGTCCTCCAAGAAGTGGCTGAAGACCCTGCCGACCACGGGGCCCCGCGTTATCCAGGGCCCCGGCGAAAACGCTGGCGTGGTCGATATCGGTGACGGCCAGGCTATCGTCTTCAAGATGGAATCGCACAACCATCCGAGCTTCATCGAGCCCTACCAGGGTGCCGCGACCGGCGTCGGCGGCATCCTGCGCGACGTCTTCACCATGGGCGCCCGTCCCGTCGCGGCCATGAACGCCCTGCGCTTCGGCGCGCCCGACCATGAAAAGACCCGCCACCTTGTCTCCGGCGTCGTCGCCGGCGTCGGCGGCTATGGAAATGCCTTCGGCGTACCCACCGTGGGCGGCGAAGTCGAATTCGACGAACGCTACAACGGCAATAATCTCGTCAACGCCTTTGCCGCCGGCCTCGCCGATACCGACAAGATCTTCTATTCCAAGGCTGAAGGCGTCGGCCTGCCCGTCGTCTATCTGGGCGCCAAGACCGGCCGCGATGGCGTCGGCGGCGCCACCATGGCCTCGGCCGAATTCGGCGACGACATCGAAGAGAAGCGCCCCACCGTTCAGGTCGGCGACCCCTTCACCGAAAAGCGCCTGCTCGAAGCTTGCCTCGAACTCATGCAGACCGGCGCCGTCATTGCCATCCAGGACATGGGTGCGGCCGGCCTCACCTGCTCGGCCGTCGAAATGGGCGCCAAGGGTGACCTCGGCATCGAGCTCGATCTCGACAAGGTCCCCGTGCGCGAAGAGCACATGACTGCCTATGAGATGATGCTCTCGGAAAGCCAGGAGCGCATGCTCATGGTCCTGCATCCCGAAAAGGAAGCCGCCGCCCGCGCCGTCTTCGAAAAGTGGGAACTCGATTTCGCCACCGTCGGCAAGACCACCGACGACCTGCGCTTCCGCGTCATGTGGCAGGGCGAGGAAGTCGCCAACCTGCCGATCAAGGAACTGGGCGACGAAGCCCCCGAATACGATCGCCCATGGATCGCCCCCACCGCGCCCGCGCCGCTCGCCGTCACCGACGTGCCACAGATGGATGTGGCCGATGCCCTGCTCAAGCTCGTCGGCGGCCATCAGGTCGCCTCGCGCCGCTGGGTCTATGAGCAGTATGACACGCTGATCCAGGGCAATAGCCTGCAGCGCCCCGGCGGCGATGCCGGCGTCATCCGCGTCGAAGGCCACGACACCAAGGGCCTTGCCTTCTCCTCCGACGTGACCCCACGCTATTGCGAGGCCGATCCCTACGAGGGCGGCAAGCAGGCCGTGGCCGAATGCTGGCGCAATCTGACCGCGACCGGCGCCGAGCCTCTCGCCGCCACCGACAATCTCAACTTCGGCAATCCCGAGCGTCCCGAGATCATGGGCCAGATCGTCCATGCCATCAAAGGCATCGGCGAAGCCTGCTTGGCGCTCGATTTCCCTATCGTCTCGGGCAATGTCTCGCTCTACAACGAAACCAATGGCCGCGGCATCCTGCCCACCCCCACCATTGGCGGCGTCGGTCTCCTGCCCGACTGGAACCAGATGGCCCGCATCGGCTTTGCCGCTGCCAACGAGGTTATCCTGCTCGTCGGCGCCCCGGCCAACCGCGGCACCCATCTCGGACAGTCCATCTACCTGCGCGATCTCTTCGGTCGCAAGGACGGCCCGGCACCCCATGTCGACCTTGCCCACGAGCGCCGCACCGGCGATTTCGTCCGCAAGCTGATCCGCTCCGGCATTGCCACCGCCTGCCACGATCTTTCCGATGGCGGGCTCGGCGTAGCTCTGGCCGAAATGGCCATGGCGTCGGGCATTGGCGCAACCGTGACCGACCTCACCGACCAGGATCCTGTCCTGCAGTATTTCGGCGAGGACCAGGGCCGTTACCTCGTCACCGTCAATCTCGATCCGCAGGGTGAAGCGCTCGCCGACCTCTGGAAAGAGGCCGAAACCCTTGGCATTTTCGCGCCCTGGATCGGCACCACCGGAGGCATGGATCTCGTCCTCGGCGCCGCCCGCGCCCTGCCGGTTGCCGACCTCAAGGCCGCCCATGAAGGCTGGTTCCCCAACTATATGGACGGGGTGGCTGCATAA
- the grxD gene encoding Grx4 family monothiol glutaredoxin, whose translation MTDINAFIDDKVKNNDVFLFMKGSPDFPQCGFSGQVVQILNYLGVDYGSANVLESAELRDGIKAYTNWPTIPQLYVKGEFIGGADIVREMFQNGELQSHMTNAGIEVKQSA comes from the coding sequence ATGACCGATATCAACGCCTTCATCGACGACAAGGTGAAGAACAACGACGTCTTCCTCTTCATGAAGGGCTCGCCGGACTTTCCGCAGTGCGGCTTTTCCGGCCAGGTCGTTCAGATCCTGAACTATCTCGGCGTCGACTATGGCAGCGCCAATGTGCTCGAAAGCGCGGAACTCCGCGACGGCATTAAGGCCTATACCAACTGGCCGACCATTCCCCAGCTCTACGTCAAGGGCGAATTCATCGGCGGCGCCGACATTGTGCGCGAGATGTTCCAGAATGGCGAACTGCAGTCGCACATGACCAATGCCGGTATCGAAGTGAAGCAGTCGGCCTGA
- a CDS encoding multidrug effflux MFS transporter — protein sequence MSAHFTRVLSRPEFIALMAALMALNALAIDVMLPALPYMGEALGVTSENERQFVISAYMIGMGVAQLAFGPLTDRFGRRAPLLVGMGIYIFAAIAAVFAPSFGTLLAMRVVQGMGAASVRVISTAVIRDRYEGRAMAEVMSLVFMVFMAIPIIAPGIGQVILLVGEWHMIFIFMGLLAAVFWAWTFFRLPETLALENRRPLSFKAVLDGFVIVFTNRVAFSYGLAGTFLFGALFGFISSSQQIYVDIYGLGVYFPVAFAAMAGLMGVSSFTNSKIVSRVGMRRLSHGAMLVFTLFSGIWLVLALIGFLPLWLFFSLLAIIMFCFGWSASNMNSLSMEPLGAVAGTAAAVFGFIQTVGGALIGSTTGQLFNGTTIPAATGYFAMGVLALICILVAERGKLFGVHDQNSHADMSHAGGH from the coding sequence ATGTCCGCTCATTTCACCCGGGTGCTTTCGCGCCCTGAATTCATTGCCCTCATGGCAGCCCTGATGGCGCTCAATGCGCTGGCCATCGACGTCATGCTCCCGGCTCTCCCCTATATGGGCGAGGCTCTGGGCGTCACCTCCGAGAACGAACGCCAGTTCGTCATTTCCGCCTATATGATCGGCATGGGCGTCGCCCAGCTCGCCTTCGGCCCGCTGACCGATCGCTTCGGCCGCCGCGCTCCGCTGCTGGTCGGCATGGGCATCTATATCTTTGCCGCCATTGCCGCCGTTTTCGCACCGAGCTTCGGCACGCTGCTCGCCATGCGCGTCGTCCAGGGCATGGGTGCCGCCTCGGTCCGCGTCATCTCCACCGCCGTCATTCGTGACCGGTATGAAGGCCGCGCCATGGCCGAAGTCATGTCGCTCGTCTTCATGGTCTTCATGGCCATTCCGATCATTGCCCCCGGCATCGGCCAGGTCATCCTCCTAGTGGGCGAATGGCACATGATCTTCATCTTCATGGGCCTGCTGGCTGCCGTTTTCTGGGCCTGGACCTTCTTCCGCCTGCCCGAAACCCTGGCACTTGAGAACCGCCGTCCGCTGAGCTTCAAGGCCGTGCTCGATGGCTTCGTCATCGTTTTCACCAACCGCGTCGCCTTCTCCTATGGCCTCGCCGGCACCTTCCTGTTTGGCGCGCTGTTCGGCTTCATCAGCTCCAGCCAGCAGATCTATGTCGATATCTATGGCCTGGGCGTCTATTTCCCCGTCGCCTTCGCCGCCATGGCCGGCCTGATGGGCGTTTCGTCCTTCACCAATTCCAAGATCGTCAGCCGCGTCGGCATGCGTCGCCTGTCGCATGGCGCCATGCTGGTCTTCACCCTGTTCAGCGGCATCTGGCTGGTGCTGGCCCTGATCGGCTTCCTGCCGCTCTGGCTGTTCTTCTCGCTGCTGGCCATCATCATGTTCTGCTTCGGCTGGTCCGCCTCGAACATGAACTCGCTCTCCATGGAGCCACTCGGCGCCGTGGCCGGCACCGCCGCTGCCGTTTTTGGCTTCATCCAGACCGTTGGTGGCGCCCTCATCGGCAGCACCACTGGCCAACTCTTCAACGGCACCACAATCCCTGCCGCCACCGGCTATTTCGCGATGGGCGTATTGGCTCTGATCTGCATTCTCGTCGCCGAGCGCGGCAAGCTCTTCGGCGTGCACGACCAGAACAGCCACGCCGACATGAGCCACGCCGGCGGGCACTAA
- a CDS encoding MFS transporter: protein MTTQVLRPAVPLLVLIIAGCLIAAIGNGVRTSFGLFTVPMGGDLGLTREGWSMAMAIQNLAWGIAQPFAGAYADRVGTGRTIAIGAAIYALGIFGMAFSPSAGMLAVTAGIITGVGIAICSFSVVMAAFGRSVPAEKRSLIFGVATAASSFGQFAFAPISQGFINAFGWQSSLLYLGMALLLIIPLSFALRGRTENPVGQADLPFMQALAKAWGHGSYRLLVIGFFVCGFHLAFINVHMPAYLVQCGLSPEVGSWTIAVIGLFNIVGSLLAGYLGGKLPKQMLLATIYFLRAVAIGLFLLFPVSEVTAYAFAASMGLLWLSTVPLTAGLVSLFFGARYMGMLYGVAFFSHQVGSFVGVWLGGYAFDQTGSYSLVWYLGIVLGLASAALHIPINERSATHLVANPA, encoded by the coding sequence ATGACAACCCAAGTGCTCCGCCCTGCGGTTCCCCTCCTCGTGCTCATCATCGCCGGCTGCCTGATCGCGGCCATCGGCAATGGCGTGCGCACCAGCTTCGGGCTTTTCACCGTCCCCATGGGCGGCGATCTTGGCCTGACCCGCGAAGGCTGGAGCATGGCCATGGCCATCCAGAACCTGGCCTGGGGCATCGCCCAGCCCTTCGCCGGCGCCTATGCCGATCGCGTCGGCACCGGCCGCACCATCGCCATCGGCGCCGCCATCTATGCCCTGGGCATCTTCGGCATGGCCTTCTCGCCCTCCGCCGGCATGCTTGCCGTCACCGCGGGCATCATCACGGGCGTCGGCATCGCCATCTGCTCCTTCTCGGTCGTCATGGCCGCCTTCGGCCGCTCCGTCCCCGCCGAAAAGCGCTCGCTGATCTTCGGCGTCGCCACCGCCGCCTCTTCTTTCGGCCAGTTCGCCTTCGCCCCGATCAGCCAGGGCTTCATCAATGCCTTTGGCTGGCAGTCATCCCTGCTCTATCTGGGCATGGCACTGCTGCTCATCATCCCGCTGAGCTTCGCCCTGCGCGGCCGCACCGAAAACCCGGTCGGCCAGGCCGACCTCCCCTTCATGCAAGCCCTCGCCAAGGCCTGGGGGCACGGCTCCTATCGCCTGCTGGTCATCGGCTTCTTCGTCTGTGGCTTCCACCTTGCCTTTATCAACGTCCACATGCCTGCCTATCTGGTGCAATGCGGCCTTTCGCCCGAAGTCGGCTCCTGGACCATCGCCGTCATTGGCCTCTTCAACATCGTCGGCTCGCTGCTTGCCGGCTATCTCGGCGGCAAGTTGCCCAAGCAGATGCTGCTCGCCACCATCTATTTCCTGCGCGCCGTGGCGATCGGCCTCTTCCTGCTGTTTCCGGTCAGCGAGGTCACCGCCTATGCCTTCGCCGCCTCCATGGGCCTGCTCTGGCTCTCCACTGTGCCGCTGACTGCCGGCCTGGTGTCGCTGTTCTTCGGCGCCCGCTACATGGGCATGCTCTATGGCGTTGCCTTCTTCAGCCACCAGGTCGGCTCTTTCGTTGGCGTCTGGCTGGGCGGCTACGCCTTCGATCAGACCGGCTCCTATAGCCTGGTCTGGTATCTCGGCATCGTGCTGGGTCTTGCCTCCGCCGCCCTTCACATTCCCATCAACGAGCGCAGCGCCACCCACCTTGTGGCCAATCCTGCATAG
- the purS gene encoding phosphoribosylformylglycinamidine synthase subunit PurS: MKARVTVTLKNGVLDPQGQAIEGSLKGLGFPGVASVRQGKVFDLTLDGTDAEAARSQLNSMCEKLLANTVIENYSVEITN; this comes from the coding sequence ATGAAGGCTCGCGTTACGGTCACCCTGAAAAACGGCGTGCTTGACCCCCAGGGTCAGGCTATCGAAGGCTCGCTCAAGGGCCTCGGCTTCCCAGGTGTTGCATCTGTGCGACAGGGTAAGGTCTTTGACCTCACCCTGGACGGAACCGACGCGGAAGCGGCACGTTCCCAGCTCAACAGCATGTGTGAAAAGCTGCTGGCCAACACCGTGATCGAAAACTACTCGGTCGAAATCACAAATTAA
- the purQ gene encoding phosphoribosylformylglycinamidine synthase subunit PurQ: MKSAVIVFPGLNRDRDMIAALTKVSGAAPTTVWHQDADLPDVDLIVIPGGFSYGDYLRCGAIAARSPIMDKVRAHAERGGKVLGVCNGFQILIEAGLLPGALMRNTSLKFVCREVKLEVVNADTDFTRGYTKGEVFRCPVAHHDGNYFADGETLARLEGDGRVAFRYAEDTNPNGSLNDIAGIFNEGKNVLGLMPHPENLIEAAHGGDDGRALFSGLLGKAA, encoded by the coding sequence ATGAAGTCCGCAGTCATCGTCTTCCCCGGCCTTAATCGTGACCGCGACATGATCGCGGCACTCACCAAGGTTTCCGGCGCCGCCCCGACCACCGTCTGGCATCAGGATGCCGACCTCCCCGATGTCGACCTGATCGTCATTCCCGGCGGTTTCTCCTATGGCGATTACCTGCGCTGCGGCGCCATCGCCGCGCGTTCGCCCATCATGGACAAGGTCCGCGCCCATGCCGAGCGCGGTGGCAAGGTCCTCGGTGTCTGCAACGGCTTCCAGATCCTGATCGAAGCGGGCCTCCTGCCCGGCGCCCTGATGCGCAATACCTCGCTCAAATTCGTCTGCCGCGAGGTCAAGCTCGAAGTCGTCAACGCCGATACCGACTTCACCCGCGGCTATACCAAGGGCGAAGTCTTCCGCTGCCCGGTCGCCCATCACGACGGCAACTACTTCGCCGATGGTGAAACCCTCGCCCGCCTCGAAGGCGATGGCCGCGTTGCCTTCCGCTATGCAGAAGACACCAATCCCAACGGCTCGCTCAACGACATCGCCGGCATCTTCAACGAGGGCAAGAACGTCCTCGGCCTGATGCCGCATCCGGAAAACCTCATCGAAGCGGCCCATGGCGGCGACGATGGACGAGCCCTGTTCTCTGGCCTCCTCGGCAAGGCAGCCTGA
- a CDS encoding DUF1476 domain-containing protein, with the protein MSQFEDRQKGQEAKFAFDAEKKFKAEARRNKLVGIWAAELLGLTGDEAKLYAAEVVAADFEEAGDEDVFRKVSGDLKAKGLSVGDDVIRQKMDQLVGVANEQIASEG; encoded by the coding sequence ATGAGCCAGTTTGAAGATCGCCAGAAAGGCCAGGAAGCCAAGTTCGCTTTCGATGCCGAGAAGAAGTTCAAGGCCGAAGCCCGCCGCAACAAGCTGGTCGGCATCTGGGCCGCCGAGCTTTTGGGCCTGACCGGCGATGAAGCCAAGCTCTATGCTGCCGAAGTGGTGGCTGCCGATTTCGAGGAAGCCGGCGACGAGGACGTGTTCCGCAAAGTGTCGGGCGACCTCAAGGCCAAGGGCCTGTCGGTGGGTGACGATGTCATTCGCCAGAAGATGGATCAGCTGGTCGGCGTGGCGAACGAGCAGATCGCCTCCGAGGGCTGA